The Janthinobacterium lividum genome has a window encoding:
- a CDS encoding DUF2848 domain-containing protein: MTTLSFQLAGHGPVTFDIDHLIIAGWTGRDMAMVEHHIAELEAIGVARPQNVPTFYRVAAALLSSDAAIEVAGRDSSGEAEFVLFSTRYGLLVGIGSDHTDRKVESYGVTVSKQMCGKPVGDTLWRYADVAGHWDQLQMRSWRERAGVPALYQDGPVTRMLSPEDLIQRYTGQATLPVGSAMFCGTQPIIGEMGHGDAFELELYDPALQRRLQHRYAVQTLPVEG; the protein is encoded by the coding sequence ATGACGACATTAAGTTTTCAACTGGCAGGCCACGGCCCCGTCACCTTCGACATCGATCACCTGATCATCGCCGGCTGGACGGGCCGCGACATGGCGATGGTGGAACACCATATCGCCGAACTGGAAGCCATCGGCGTGGCGCGCCCCCAGAATGTGCCGACGTTCTACCGCGTGGCGGCGGCGCTGCTGTCCAGCGATGCCGCCATCGAAGTGGCGGGCCGCGATTCCTCGGGCGAAGCGGAATTCGTGCTGTTTTCCACGCGATACGGCCTGCTGGTGGGCATCGGTTCCGACCATACGGACCGCAAGGTAGAAAGCTATGGCGTGACAGTGTCCAAGCAGATGTGCGGCAAGCCCGTGGGCGATACCTTGTGGCGCTATGCTGACGTGGCCGGCCACTGGGACCAGTTGCAGATGCGCTCCTGGCGCGAACGGGCCGGCGTGCCCGCCCTGTACCAGGACGGCCCCGTGACGCGTATGCTGTCGCCGGAAGACCTGATTCAGCGCTATACGGGGCAGGCGACCCTGCCTGTGGGCAGCGCCATGTTCTGCGGCACGCAGCCGATCATCGGCGAGATGGGCCATGGCGACGCCTTTGAGCTGGAGCTGTATGATCCTGCCTTGCAGCGCCGCCTGCAGCACCGCTATGCCGTGCAAACCCTGCCCGTGGAAGGATAA
- a CDS encoding MFS transporter gives MTTYTTANAAHPAAQAPGEKATTAKTGRLATASMVGTTLEWYDFTVYNTMAALIFNHLFFPSFDPLTGTILAFSTYAVGYISRPIGGVIFGHLGDKLGRRWVLVVTLMLMGVTTGLMGLLPTYATAGIWSPILLVALRFVQGIALGGEWAGAVLISVEHGAPDKRGRNASWTQVGPSFGTLLATGCIGLITYLLPHEAFMDWGWRMPFIASLLLVAFGMWIRSGIEETPLFKELDQQDAKAEAPIGDVLRIYWRRLLIAGGVRIGSDVLYALVVVFTLTYVTTVLHLSSTLALSAIMIGTACNALAVPLFGVLSDKIGRRPVYALGAILGLVWAFAFFTLLDTASPAAIVTAVVVGLVIHAIMYGPQAAFVIEQFPTKVRYAGSSLAYTLAGVIGGGFAPLVIASLYRSYNSTMAVSLYVAAALLITGAAVFAARETGRGPLEE, from the coding sequence ATGACCACATATACAACGGCAAACGCTGCGCATCCGGCGGCCCAGGCACCGGGCGAGAAGGCCACGACGGCCAAGACGGGCCGTCTGGCCACGGCCAGCATGGTCGGCACGACCCTGGAATGGTATGACTTCACCGTCTACAACACCATGGCCGCGCTGATCTTCAACCATTTGTTCTTTCCCTCATTCGATCCGTTGACGGGAACCATCCTGGCCTTTTCCACGTATGCCGTCGGCTATATCTCGCGCCCCATCGGCGGCGTGATCTTCGGCCACCTGGGCGACAAGCTGGGACGCCGCTGGGTGCTGGTGGTCACCCTGATGCTGATGGGCGTGACGACGGGCCTGATGGGGCTCTTGCCCACCTACGCGACGGCCGGCATCTGGAGTCCCATCCTGCTGGTGGCGCTGCGCTTCGTGCAGGGCATCGCGCTGGGTGGCGAATGGGCGGGCGCCGTGCTGATCTCCGTCGAACACGGCGCGCCGGACAAGCGGGGCCGCAACGCTTCGTGGACGCAGGTGGGGCCGTCGTTCGGCACCTTGCTGGCGACGGGCTGCATCGGCCTGATCACCTATCTGCTGCCGCATGAAGCGTTCATGGACTGGGGCTGGCGCATGCCATTCATCGCCAGCCTGCTGCTGGTGGCCTTCGGCATGTGGATACGCAGCGGCATCGAGGAAACCCCGCTGTTCAAGGAACTTGACCAGCAGGATGCGAAGGCGGAAGCGCCGATCGGCGACGTGCTGCGCATCTACTGGCGCCGCCTGCTGATCGCCGGTGGCGTGCGTATCGGCTCGGACGTGCTGTATGCGCTGGTGGTGGTGTTCACGCTCACGTATGTGACGACGGTGCTGCACCTGTCGTCGACCCTGGCGTTGAGCGCCATCATGATCGGCACGGCTTGCAATGCACTGGCGGTGCCCCTGTTTGGCGTTCTGTCGGACAAGATCGGCCGCCGTCCCGTGTATGCGCTGGGCGCCATCCTCGGCCTGGTGTGGGCGTTTGCCTTCTTCACCTTGTTGGATACGGCCAGCCCGGCCGCCATCGTCACGGCGGTCGTCGTGGGCCTGGTCATCCACGCCATCATGTATGGCCCGCAAGCCGCCTTCGTCATCGAGCAATTCCCCACCAAGGTGCGCTATGCGGGGTCTTCTCTGGCCTACACCCTGGCCGGCGTCATCGGCGGCGGCTTCGCGCCCCTCGTCATCGCCAGCCTGTACCGCTCATACAACAGCACCATGGCTGTCTCGCTGTATGTGGCGGCGGCCTTGCTGATCACCGGCGCCGCCGTCTTCGCGGCCAGAGAAACGGGCCGCGGCCCTCTTGAGGAATAA
- a CDS encoding LysR family transcriptional regulator, translating into MNTRFLEAFVWAARLGSFRTAADKLHITQAAISNRIASLEQDFGTRLFDRDAREIRLTFAGRNLLVYAERMLELCRDMYAANSSPAQITGEVRIGVIETIVHTWLIPFLQRVQERYPGIEIQLTSESTRRLHEQLQQGELDIALQTDMLTGDHIRSTGSGAIAMGWAGRKADWPDTGTPFTVAQLAQHPIITMNRGSQPHSALKALCQDEGVQLGRVHCVSSISAIVRLVKAGFGIAVLPLAPLREEIEQGNIALIPCASALAPQRIVISYSEDITTEAIQLVAMLACEEAARFYPEFGRGIWRRCASVTIKLLL; encoded by the coding sequence TTGAATACCCGTTTTCTCGAAGCGTTTGTCTGGGCTGCGCGGCTGGGCAGCTTTCGCACGGCGGCTGACAAGCTGCACATCACGCAAGCTGCCATTTCGAACCGCATCGCCTCGCTGGAGCAGGATTTCGGCACGCGTCTGTTTGACCGCGACGCGCGTGAAATCCGCCTGACTTTCGCCGGGCGCAACCTGCTCGTGTACGCCGAACGCATGCTGGAACTGTGCCGCGACATGTACGCGGCCAATTCCTCGCCCGCGCAGATCACCGGTGAGGTGCGCATCGGCGTCATCGAAACCATCGTGCATACCTGGCTGATTCCCTTCCTGCAGCGGGTGCAGGAACGCTATCCGGGCATCGAGATTCAACTGACGTCCGAATCGACGCGTCGCCTGCACGAACAGCTGCAGCAGGGCGAGCTCGATATCGCGCTGCAGACGGACATGCTGACGGGCGACCATATCCGCAGCACGGGCAGCGGCGCCATCGCCATGGGCTGGGCGGGCAGAAAGGCCGACTGGCCCGATACGGGCACGCCGTTCACGGTGGCGCAACTGGCGCAGCACCCCATCATCACCATGAACCGTGGCTCGCAGCCGCATTCCGCATTGAAGGCGCTGTGCCAGGATGAGGGCGTGCAGCTGGGGCGCGTGCATTGCGTCAGCTCGATTTCCGCCATCGTGCGCCTGGTAAAGGCGGGCTTCGGCATCGCCGTGCTGCCGCTGGCGCCCCTGCGTGAGGAAATCGAGCAGGGCAACATCGCCCTGATTCCCTGCGCCAGCGCCCTGGCGCCGCAGCGCATCGTCATCAGCTACAGCGAAGACATCACCACGGAAGCGATCCAGCTGGTGGCCATGCTGGCGTGCGAAGAGGCGGCCAGGTTTTACCCTGAGTTTGGGCGAGGAATATGGCGCCGGTGCGCGAGCGTGACAATTAAATTGCTGTTATAA